A segment of the Thermoplasmata archaeon genome:
AATGATATTGAGCTCAATATTGTAGGTGGCGGAAGTCTCGAAGAAGAAATTAAAGATAAAGTTTCAAATATAAAAAATGTTGTTTATCATGGTATTGTAAATCAAGATGAACTGTACAGAATATATGGAGAAAGTGATATATTTGTATATCCATCCACCTGTGATACTTTTTCGTTAGTGATCTTAGAGGCTTTGTCTGCAGGTTGCCAGGTCATTACCAACGATAGGTTCAAAGGTTCTTTCAAGGAATTTGAA
Coding sequences within it:
- a CDS encoding glycosyltransferase family 4 protein: NDIELNIVGGGSLEEEIKDKVSNIKNVVYHGIVNQDELYRIYGESDIFVYPSTCDTFSLVILEALSAGCQVITNDRFKGSFKEFEEIGAITFCEPNSKSYSKAIEKSINEIELIRAKKNELHKTAVQFYDWNNVVKKLYDEMRISYNKKHHVLR